One genomic region from Doryrhamphus excisus isolate RoL2022-K1 chromosome 14, RoL_Dexc_1.0, whole genome shotgun sequence encodes:
- the ldlrap1a gene encoding low density lipoprotein receptor adapter protein 1a isoform X2 yields MDALKWAGRAIRRHSVSKETRTVGRHRKLPENWTDTRGAILEGMTFNLRHIGMTLVAQPQGEGIAAEAIKRIIAMAKASGKKAEKVSLKVSIQGITLYDTATNRCMENISIFKISFCTVDKVHDRVFAFIAESNLNGTLACHAYLCSKRKEAKAVALTVAQAFRVTLELWEVARDEGRQAKPSSGGEVSSNSNMDAVKDVSPENLLDSEGTVRKVDELDNQNTSESINNQAWEIHNDLDATFSRSASVPGEVKLAMSRSKSQILDAGVIPQEWLNGPDWDSVNGNTPPKKRLSESTLDLNTVTHPAYLTACII; encoded by the exons AGCTTCCAGAGAACTGGACCGACACAAGAGGGGCCATCCTGGAGGGGATGACCTTTAACCTCCGTCACATTGGCATGACCTTGGTGGCCCAGCCCCAGGGGGAAGGCATAGCAGCAGAGGCTATAAAGAGGATTATCGCCATG GCGAAAGCCAGTGGGAAGAAAGCTGAGAAAGTGTCTCTGAAAGTCTCCATTCAAGGCATCACGCTCTACGACACTGCCACCAATAGATGCATGGAAAATATCTCCATCTTCAA GATATCCTTCTGCACAGTGGACAAAGTGCACGACCGAGTGTTTGCATTTATCGCAGAGAGCAACCTCAATGGGACGCTGGCGTGCCACGCCTACCTGTGCTCCAAGAGGAAAGAG GCTAAGGCTGTAGCTTTGACAGTAGCACAGGCCTTCAGAGTGACTCTGGAACTGTGGGAAGTGGCCAGAGATG AAGGAAGGCAAGCCAAGCCTAGTTCAGGTGGAGAGGTCAGCAGTAACTCCAATATGGACGCTGTGAAag ATGTTTCCCCTGAAAACCTGTTGGACTCTGAGGGCACTGTAAGGAAGGTTGATGAGTTGGACAACCAGAACACATCTGAGAGTATTAATAACCAAGCCTGG GAAATACACAATGATTTGGATGCCACCTTCTCCAG GTCTGCTTCAGTTCCAGGTGAAGTGAA ACTGGCCATGTCGCGTTCTAAGTCCCAGATCCTGGACGCTGGGGTGATTCCCCAAGAATGGCTGAATGGACCCGACTGGGACAGCGTCAACGGaaacacccccccaaaaaagag GCTCAGCGAATCAACTTTGGATCTGAACACCGTGACCCACCCTGCTTACTTAACAGCCTGCATTATTTAA
- the ldlrap1a gene encoding low density lipoprotein receptor adapter protein 1a isoform X3, translating to MDALKWAGRAIRRHSVSKETRTVGRHRKLPENWTDTRGAILEGMTFNLRHIGMTLVAQPQGEGIAAEAIKRIIAMAKASGKKAEKVSLKVSIQGITLYDTATNRCMENISIFKISFCTVDKVHDRVFAFIAESNLNGTLACHAYLCSKRKEAKAVALTVAQAFRVTLELWEVARDEEGRQAKPSSGGEVSSNSNMDAVKDVSPENLLDSEGTVRKVDELDNQNTSESINNQAWEIHNDLDATFSRSASVPDWPCRVLSPRSWTLG from the exons AGCTTCCAGAGAACTGGACCGACACAAGAGGGGCCATCCTGGAGGGGATGACCTTTAACCTCCGTCACATTGGCATGACCTTGGTGGCCCAGCCCCAGGGGGAAGGCATAGCAGCAGAGGCTATAAAGAGGATTATCGCCATG GCGAAAGCCAGTGGGAAGAAAGCTGAGAAAGTGTCTCTGAAAGTCTCCATTCAAGGCATCACGCTCTACGACACTGCCACCAATAGATGCATGGAAAATATCTCCATCTTCAA GATATCCTTCTGCACAGTGGACAAAGTGCACGACCGAGTGTTTGCATTTATCGCAGAGAGCAACCTCAATGGGACGCTGGCGTGCCACGCCTACCTGTGCTCCAAGAGGAAAGAG GCTAAGGCTGTAGCTTTGACAGTAGCACAGGCCTTCAGAGTGACTCTGGAACTGTGGGAAGTGGCCAGAGATG AAGAAGGAAGGCAAGCCAAGCCTAGTTCAGGTGGAGAGGTCAGCAGTAACTCCAATATGGACGCTGTGAAag ATGTTTCCCCTGAAAACCTGTTGGACTCTGAGGGCACTGTAAGGAAGGTTGATGAGTTGGACAACCAGAACACATCTGAGAGTATTAATAACCAAGCCTGG GAAATACACAATGATTTGGATGCCACCTTCTCCAG GTCTGCTTCAGTTCCAG ACTGGCCATGTCGCGTTCTAAGTCCCAGATCCTGGACGCTGGGGTGA
- the ldlrap1a gene encoding low density lipoprotein receptor adapter protein 1a isoform X1: MDALKWAGRAIRRHSVSKETRTVGRHRKLPENWTDTRGAILEGMTFNLRHIGMTLVAQPQGEGIAAEAIKRIIAMAKASGKKAEKVSLKVSIQGITLYDTATNRCMENISIFKISFCTVDKVHDRVFAFIAESNLNGTLACHAYLCSKRKEAKAVALTVAQAFRVTLELWEVARDEEGRQAKPSSGGEVSSNSNMDAVKDVSPENLLDSEGTVRKVDELDNQNTSESINNQAWEIHNDLDATFSRSASVPGEVKLAMSRSKSQILDAGVIPQEWLNGPDWDSVNGNTPPKKRLSESTLDLNTVTHPAYLTACII, from the exons AGCTTCCAGAGAACTGGACCGACACAAGAGGGGCCATCCTGGAGGGGATGACCTTTAACCTCCGTCACATTGGCATGACCTTGGTGGCCCAGCCCCAGGGGGAAGGCATAGCAGCAGAGGCTATAAAGAGGATTATCGCCATG GCGAAAGCCAGTGGGAAGAAAGCTGAGAAAGTGTCTCTGAAAGTCTCCATTCAAGGCATCACGCTCTACGACACTGCCACCAATAGATGCATGGAAAATATCTCCATCTTCAA GATATCCTTCTGCACAGTGGACAAAGTGCACGACCGAGTGTTTGCATTTATCGCAGAGAGCAACCTCAATGGGACGCTGGCGTGCCACGCCTACCTGTGCTCCAAGAGGAAAGAG GCTAAGGCTGTAGCTTTGACAGTAGCACAGGCCTTCAGAGTGACTCTGGAACTGTGGGAAGTGGCCAGAGATG AAGAAGGAAGGCAAGCCAAGCCTAGTTCAGGTGGAGAGGTCAGCAGTAACTCCAATATGGACGCTGTGAAag ATGTTTCCCCTGAAAACCTGTTGGACTCTGAGGGCACTGTAAGGAAGGTTGATGAGTTGGACAACCAGAACACATCTGAGAGTATTAATAACCAAGCCTGG GAAATACACAATGATTTGGATGCCACCTTCTCCAG GTCTGCTTCAGTTCCAGGTGAAGTGAA ACTGGCCATGTCGCGTTCTAAGTCCCAGATCCTGGACGCTGGGGTGATTCCCCAAGAATGGCTGAATGGACCCGACTGGGACAGCGTCAACGGaaacacccccccaaaaaagag GCTCAGCGAATCAACTTTGGATCTGAACACCGTGACCCACCCTGCTTACTTAACAGCCTGCATTATTTAA